One genomic window of Desulfovibrio subterraneus includes the following:
- a CDS encoding ABC transporter permease subunit, whose translation MQELKKSLLVSIWFMFLTFPLMVVRVNTIENTVEWRWMNMVYVIIGSFVLSFLWRWAMRRKETVKDEPTTAEARPTFTDRLASDKRFSYAVYGSILAVCTIMPLLVSTYQTNIFISFLLYVILGLGLNIIVGVAGLLFLGHAAFYAIGAYTYALLNHYFGIGFWVALPIGGVMAALAGVALAFPVLRLRGDYLAIVTLGFGEIVRLVLENWSDVTGGPSGISSIHRPGLFGQELSVAGANVYIYYIVLIMAIITIIAVQRLKDSRIGRALQALREDEIACQAMGIDRVNTKLMAFGLGTAWAGFAGVIFAAKTTFINPASFTFFESAIILSIVVLGGMGSNLGVILGSAFLVLMPEYLRAFSEYRMIMFAVAMVLMMIFRPQGLIAPKGKKYTVDDPDLAHEGGKA comes from the coding sequence ATTCAAGAACTGAAAAAATCGCTTCTTGTCAGCATTTGGTTCATGTTCCTCACTTTCCCGCTCATGGTTGTCCGTGTGAACACCATTGAGAACACGGTTGAGTGGCGGTGGATGAACATGGTGTATGTCATTATAGGCAGCTTTGTTCTCTCCTTTCTCTGGCGCTGGGCCATGCGCCGCAAGGAGACGGTGAAGGACGAGCCGACCACGGCCGAGGCCAGACCTACGTTTACCGACAGGCTCGCTTCGGACAAGCGCTTCAGCTACGCCGTGTATGGCAGTATTCTGGCAGTATGCACCATCATGCCACTGCTGGTGAGCACCTACCAGACCAACATCTTCATTTCCTTTCTGCTCTACGTGATTCTGGGCCTTGGCCTTAACATCATCGTAGGCGTGGCGGGTCTGCTGTTTCTCGGCCATGCGGCCTTTTACGCCATCGGCGCATACACCTACGCCCTGCTGAACCATTACTTCGGCATCGGCTTCTGGGTTGCACTGCCCATCGGCGGTGTCATGGCTGCGCTGGCAGGCGTTGCGCTGGCCTTCCCCGTGCTCAGACTGCGCGGCGACTATCTCGCCATCGTCACGCTCGGCTTCGGCGAAATTGTCCGGCTCGTGCTTGAAAACTGGAGCGATGTGACCGGCGGACCTTCCGGCATATCCAGCATTCACCGCCCCGGCCTCTTCGGGCAGGAACTCAGCGTTGCCGGTGCCAACGTCTACATCTATTACATCGTGCTGATCATGGCGATCATCACCATCATCGCTGTGCAGCGCCTCAAGGATTCACGTATCGGACGCGCCCTGCAGGCCCTGCGCGAAGACGAAATCGCCTGTCAGGCAATGGGTATCGACCGTGTGAACACCAAGCTCATGGCCTTCGGTCTCGGAACCGCATGGGCCGGTTTCGCCGGTGTCATATTCGCGGCCAAAACCACCTTCATCAACCCGGCAAGCTTCACCTTCTTCGAATCAGCCATCATCCTTTCCATCGTGGTGCTTGGCGGCATGGGGTCGAACCTCGGGGTCATTCTCGGCTCGGCATTCCTTGTACTCATGCCCGAATACCTGCGTGCCTTCTCCGAATACCGCATGATCATGTTCGCAGTGGCGATGGTGCTGATGATGATCTTCCGCCCGCAGGGCCTCATCGCCCCCAAGGGCAAGAAGTACACCGTGGATGATCCGGACCTTGCCCATGAAGGAGGGAAGGCGTAA
- a CDS encoding DUF4390 domain-containing protein, which produces MPNTTHLPTSIRAGVILLFISLMALTCPPHSPAAEQQLQLRDFVLDNSEGQIAVRFGIGFTDLDPVRLMLKEGAQITLECEASLSEPSTIWLSDTLTRHRFTSVLTYNVLTREYVIVHGNETALHKNTSLLKLLEQTWEKLSITLGQLSALERGKDYRVTLDIRAKNDNTPPWLTKTLFFWSWDVAPSMHYTMNFTF; this is translated from the coding sequence ATGCCGAACACTACACATCTCCCTACTTCCATTCGGGCAGGCGTTATCCTGCTCTTCATTAGCCTTATGGCACTGACCTGCCCCCCGCATTCACCCGCGGCGGAGCAGCAGTTGCAATTGCGCGATTTTGTTCTCGATAACTCCGAGGGACAAATCGCCGTCCGGTTTGGCATCGGGTTCACCGATCTCGACCCCGTACGCCTCATGCTCAAAGAAGGTGCGCAGATCACGCTCGAATGCGAAGCAAGCCTTTCCGAACCAAGCACCATATGGCTCTCGGACACCCTTACCCGCCACAGATTCACCAGCGTGCTGACCTACAACGTGCTGACCCGCGAATACGTTATAGTGCATGGCAACGAGACCGCCCTGCACAAGAACACCAGCCTGCTCAAGCTGCTTGAACAGACATGGGAAAAACTCTCCATAACCCTCGGGCAGCTTTCTGCGCTTGAACGGGGCAAGGATTACCGTGTAACGCTGGACATCCGCGCCAAGAACGACAACACCCCTCCATGGCTGACCAAGACCCTGTTCTTCTGGTCATGGGATGTGGCTCCATCCATGCACTACACCATGAATTTCACTTTCTGA
- a CDS encoding ABC transporter ATP-binding protein has protein sequence MATVLDVRSLSKNFGGLRALNDVDMKIDAGEIVALIGPNGAGKTTFFNCITSIYVPTEGEVRFTPKNGKQTVVKGLKPNLVTELGMARTFQNIRLFKNMTVLENVMIARHCRTRAGIIGALLRTPAVRREEQEIVDKSYDLLKYIGLHKHYNDLACNLPYGEQRRLEIARALATEPSLLLLDEPAAGMNPQETASLKQLVLRIRDELDMAILLIEHDMSMVMSLSERIYVMEYGCMIAHGTPAEISKDPRVIKAYLGEDHA, from the coding sequence ATGGCTACTGTACTCGACGTCCGCTCCCTCTCGAAAAACTTCGGCGGTCTGCGCGCGCTCAATGACGTTGACATGAAGATTGACGCAGGCGAAATCGTGGCGCTGATCGGTCCCAACGGGGCCGGCAAAACCACCTTCTTCAACTGCATCACCAGCATCTATGTTCCCACCGAGGGCGAGGTGCGCTTCACTCCCAAGAACGGCAAGCAAACCGTCGTAAAGGGCCTGAAGCCGAACCTTGTCACCGAGCTCGGCATGGCCCGCACCTTCCAGAACATCCGCCTTTTCAAGAACATGACCGTGCTTGAAAACGTGATGATCGCCCGGCACTGCCGCACCAGAGCAGGCATTATCGGCGCGTTGCTGCGCACTCCGGCCGTTCGCAGGGAAGAGCAGGAAATCGTGGACAAAAGCTACGACCTGCTCAAATACATAGGCCTGCACAAGCACTACAACGACCTTGCCTGTAACCTGCCTTACGGCGAACAGCGCCGTCTGGAGATTGCCCGCGCCCTTGCAACGGAACCTTCACTGCTGCTGCTCGATGAACCCGCAGCCGGCATGAACCCGCAGGAAACTGCCTCGCTCAAGCAACTGGTTCTGCGCATCCGTGACGAACTGGACATGGCCATTCTGCTCATCGAACACGACATGAGCATGGTCATGAGCCTTTCCGAACGCATCTACGTTATGGAATACGGCTGCATGATCGCGCATGGCACCCCTGCAGAAATCAGCAAGGACCCCCGGGTCATCAAGGCATATCTGGGAGAGGACCATGCTTAA
- a CDS encoding branched-chain amino acid ABC transporter permease, producing the protein MDWSYFFELSLGGLTRGSIYAMIALGYTMVYGIIELINFAHGEIYMIGAFTALIVASVLGIYGFPAFAILLIAAAVAVIYCSAYGYTMEKVAYKPLRNAGRLSPLISAIGMSLFLQNYVILAQTSDFLPFPALIPEFDFLEPIAHIFGSSDFVIVIASALCMAGLTLFIKFTKMGKAMRATAQNRKMAMLLGINADRVISITFIIGSSLAAMGGVLIASHVGQVNFMIGFIAGVKAFTAAVLGGIGSIPGAMLGGLFLGLAESYATGYISSDYEDVFAFTLLVVFLIFRPSGIMGKAPVEKV; encoded by the coding sequence ATGGATTGGTCTTACTTTTTTGAATTATCGCTCGGCGGCCTGACCCGCGGGAGCATTTATGCGATGATAGCACTCGGGTACACCATGGTGTACGGCATCATCGAGCTTATCAACTTCGCCCATGGTGAAATTTACATGATCGGCGCTTTCACGGCGCTCATCGTGGCCAGCGTGCTCGGCATTTACGGGTTTCCTGCCTTTGCCATTCTGCTCATCGCCGCCGCTGTCGCCGTCATCTACTGTTCAGCCTACGGGTATACGATGGAAAAAGTCGCGTACAAGCCCCTGCGCAACGCAGGCCGCCTGTCGCCGCTCATTTCCGCCATCGGTATGTCTCTCTTTCTCCAGAACTACGTGATTCTGGCCCAGACTTCCGATTTTCTTCCCTTCCCCGCGCTGATCCCCGAGTTCGATTTCCTTGAACCCATCGCGCACATTTTCGGATCAAGCGACTTCGTCATTGTCATAGCCAGCGCCCTGTGCATGGCCGGACTCACCCTGTTCATCAAGTTCACCAAGATGGGCAAGGCAATGCGCGCCACCGCGCAGAACCGCAAGATGGCCATGCTGCTCGGCATTAACGCAGACAGGGTCATCTCCATCACCTTCATCATCGGTTCCTCCCTGGCGGCCATGGGCGGCGTGCTCATTGCATCGCATGTGGGACAGGTGAACTTCATGATCGGCTTCATCGCCGGTGTGAAGGCATTTACCGCTGCTGTTCTCGGCGGCATCGGCTCCATTCCCGGCGCAATGCTCGGCGGCCTTTTCCTCGGCCTGGCCGAAAGCTACGCCACGGGATACATTTCCAGTGACTACGAAGACGTGTTCGCGTTCACCCTGCTGGTCGTGTTCCTCATCTTCAGACCTTCCGGCATCATGGGCAAAGCCCCTGTGGAAAAGGTGTAG
- a CDS encoding efflux RND transporter periplasmic adaptor subunit — MEFRSAVFRGVSVLVLAILLAACSSPEESPQPQVFKPVKVMTVGEREAGITRAFPGVVVAGDSVDLGFRVAGQLADFPVKEGQQVKEGAIIAKLDKRDYLTSLHNLESRLGGARASLNEARLNFQRNAQLLKSDTISKSAYDTAKARYENAVSELESLEQQIRQARLNVQYTELHAPFSGTIGTKYVNNYENVQVQQAIVRLQNLDTLDVEVEIPEFVFVLFKNYKGAPTPPVVRFSAYPDREFTAHLKEYRTVPNAQTQTYTVTMTLEKPEGLSLQPGMTAEVQGKLPPTVSTDGFFVPVTAVFGGEGQTKYVWVLDEDMTVHSKPVVTGEMQNSDIIISSGLASGQRIVIAGVHYLQEGQQVRILEGPVGEQ, encoded by the coding sequence ATGGAATTCAGGAGCGCAGTGTTCAGGGGAGTTTCAGTTCTCGTTCTTGCCATTTTGCTGGCGGCCTGCTCTTCACCCGAAGAATCTCCTCAGCCTCAGGTGTTCAAGCCTGTCAAGGTGATGACCGTGGGCGAAAGGGAGGCCGGCATAACGCGGGCCTTTCCCGGAGTGGTTGTGGCGGGCGATTCCGTTGACCTGGGGTTCCGTGTTGCGGGGCAACTGGCCGATTTTCCGGTGAAGGAAGGGCAGCAGGTCAAGGAAGGAGCCATAATCGCCAAGCTGGACAAGAGGGATTATCTGACATCGCTGCATAATCTTGAATCCCGTCTTGGGGGAGCACGGGCGTCTCTCAACGAGGCACGGCTCAATTTTCAGCGCAACGCGCAACTGCTGAAATCGGACACCATTTCCAAGTCTGCCTATGATACGGCCAAGGCCCGTTACGAGAATGCCGTTTCCGAGCTTGAATCGCTGGAACAGCAGATTCGTCAGGCGCGGCTCAATGTGCAATATACCGAACTGCATGCGCCGTTTTCCGGCACCATAGGCACCAAGTATGTGAATAATTATGAAAATGTGCAGGTGCAGCAGGCTATTGTCCGCCTGCAGAATCTGGACACACTGGACGTGGAAGTGGAGATTCCCGAGTTCGTGTTTGTGCTGTTCAAGAATTACAAGGGAGCACCCACGCCGCCTGTTGTCCGCTTCTCCGCCTATCCGGATCGCGAATTTACCGCGCATCTCAAGGAATATCGAACCGTTCCCAATGCCCAGACACAGACCTACACCGTGACCATGACCCTGGAAAAGCCTGAAGGGCTTTCGCTGCAGCCGGGCATGACAGCCGAGGTGCAGGGCAAATTGCCGCCCACCGTGAGCACGGACGGGTTTTTTGTTCCTGTTACCGCAGTGTTCGGCGGTGAGGGGCAGACCAAATATGTATGGGTGCTTGATGAAGACATGACCGTTCACTCCAAGCCTGTGGTCACCGGCGAGATGCAGAATAGTGACATCATCATTTCCAGCGGGCTTGCATCCGGCCAGCGCATTGTGATCGCAGGCGTGCACTATTTGCAGGAAGGACAGCAGGTGAGGATTCTTGAAGGCCCTGTAGGGGAGCAATAG
- a CDS encoding sensor histidine kinase → MTAPEPQHDTNQDAAGQTETPSALRDTIRVSVADTRERKRRQRELIFAAVAFLLVVGLTWVELTYFGVDSYFFLGLFNLNFILLLLVLFIVIRNGVKLMLERRRRVLGSRLRTRLVLAFMCLSLFPTVLMFLVSARFVQTSVDYWFKNQVEHSMEQALEVGQSIYADSRDRLKHRSEFMIQEIRERRFAWGGKVMDEYLSNKLTEYDLTLVGVIRPDRQEQNWHGHKSISGVWEETKARINWDSLENQPLFWSIIWPGADADYAVGVMPVDEGKTGYLVLVESVGQGVMFRLDRIVRGVEEYKKLKTLKHPLKVTLYFVLGVLTLLIILGAMWFGFRLAKELAAPILALAEGTERIARGDLAVRLEDTSTDELGVLVQSFNRMAEDLEQSRSRLTDANIKLGRQNFDKEQRNRYIEAVLDNIAAGVISLDATGSISTLNKAASAMFGVEAKSLIGLSSRELLQGEYAELIDEMYQHFKSMPEALWQRQVDISVAGRELKLLVNAVGLPARDSEEYGVVIVFEDITELEKMQRMAAWREVAKRIAHEIKNPLTPIKLSAQRLQRKYGKEVGDPVFDQCTDLIVRQVEHLQQMVQEFSAFAKLPEVTPKPDQMEPLIEELVSLFRHSHSHIEWELNYLSPIPTIPMDREALHRAFLNIISNAAEVLQGRSDPKVVVSLRHDRQLGLIRVDVADNGPGLTKEERSRLFEPYFSRKKGGTGLGLTIVKSIVSDHRGYVRANHAENGGTIVTVELPVA, encoded by the coding sequence ATGACCGCGCCCGAACCGCAGCACGATACGAATCAGGACGCCGCCGGCCAGACGGAAACTCCGTCGGCCCTGCGCGACACCATCCGCGTCAGCGTTGCGGATACGCGTGAACGAAAAAGGCGTCAGCGCGAGCTCATTTTTGCGGCAGTGGCCTTTCTGCTGGTCGTGGGGCTCACGTGGGTTGAACTCACCTACTTCGGGGTCGACTCCTACTTCTTTCTCGGCCTGTTCAACCTGAACTTCATCCTGCTGTTGCTCGTCCTCTTCATCGTCATCCGCAACGGCGTAAAGCTCATGCTGGAACGCCGGCGCAGGGTTCTTGGTTCTCGCCTGCGAACACGGCTTGTTCTCGCGTTCATGTGCCTTTCGCTCTTCCCTACCGTGCTCATGTTTCTTGTCAGCGCCCGGTTTGTGCAGACTTCCGTGGACTACTGGTTCAAGAATCAGGTGGAGCACTCCATGGAGCAGGCTCTGGAAGTGGGCCAATCCATCTATGCCGACTCCCGCGACAGGCTGAAGCACCGGTCTGAATTCATGATTCAGGAAATCAGGGAGCGTCGCTTCGCCTGGGGCGGCAAGGTCATGGATGAATACCTTTCCAACAAGCTCACGGAATATGACCTCACCCTCGTGGGGGTCATCCGGCCGGACAGACAAGAACAGAACTGGCACGGCCACAAATCCATATCCGGCGTGTGGGAAGAGACAAAGGCCCGCATAAACTGGGACAGCCTTGAGAACCAGCCGCTTTTCTGGTCCATCATCTGGCCGGGGGCTGATGCCGACTATGCCGTGGGTGTCATGCCTGTGGATGAGGGCAAGACTGGCTATCTCGTGCTGGTGGAAAGCGTCGGGCAGGGGGTCATGTTCCGGCTCGACCGCATTGTGCGCGGCGTGGAGGAGTACAAGAAACTCAAGACACTCAAGCATCCGCTTAAGGTCACACTGTACTTTGTGCTCGGCGTGCTCACCCTGCTCATCATTCTCGGGGCCATGTGGTTCGGCTTCCGTCTTGCCAAGGAACTGGCCGCTCCCATACTTGCCCTGGCCGAAGGTACGGAACGAATAGCCAGAGGCGACCTTGCGGTGCGCCTTGAGGATACGTCCACCGATGAACTGGGCGTGCTGGTGCAGTCGTTCAACCGCATGGCGGAAGATCTCGAACAGAGCCGTTCACGCCTGACAGACGCCAACATCAAGCTCGGCCGCCAGAACTTCGACAAGGAACAGCGCAACAGATACATCGAGGCAGTGCTCGACAATATCGCCGCAGGGGTCATCTCGCTGGACGCAACGGGCAGCATATCCACACTCAACAAGGCCGCATCCGCCATGTTCGGCGTGGAAGCGAAAAGCCTTATCGGACTGAGCTCGCGCGAACTGCTGCAGGGCGAATATGCCGAACTGATCGACGAAATGTACCAGCACTTCAAGTCCATGCCGGAAGCCCTGTGGCAGCGGCAGGTGGATATTTCCGTGGCAGGGCGCGAACTCAAGCTGCTGGTCAACGCGGTGGGACTTCCCGCCCGCGACTCGGAAGAATATGGCGTGGTCATTGTATTTGAAGATATTACCGAACTGGAAAAGATGCAGCGCATGGCTGCGTGGCGCGAGGTTGCCAAGCGCATAGCCCACGAAATCAAGAACCCGCTCACCCCCATCAAGCTGTCTGCCCAACGGCTGCAGCGCAAGTATGGCAAGGAAGTGGGCGACCCCGTGTTCGACCAGTGCACCGACCTTATCGTGCGGCAGGTGGAACACCTGCAGCAGATGGTGCAGGAATTTTCCGCCTTTGCAAAGCTGCCGGAAGTCACTCCCAAGCCGGACCAGATGGAACCGCTGATTGAAGAGCTGGTCTCCCTTTTCCGGCACAGCCACAGTCATATAGAGTGGGAACTGAACTATCTTTCCCCCATTCCCACCATTCCCATGGACAGGGAAGCCCTGCACAGAGCCTTCCTGAACATCATCAGCAATGCCGCCGAAGTGCTGCAGGGCCGCAGTGACCCGAAGGTTGTGGTCTCCCTGCGGCATGACAGACAGCTCGGTCTTATCCGCGTGGACGTGGCAGACAATGGCCCCGGCCTGACCAAAGAAGAACGCTCGCGCCTTTTCGAGCCCTATTTCTCCCGCAAGAAAGGCGGCACGGGCCTTGGCCTCACCATTGTCAAATCCATTGTGAGCGACCACCGCGGGTATGTCCGGGCAAATCACGCAGAAAACGGCGGAACCATTGTCACCGTGGAGCTTCCTGTGGCATAG
- a CDS encoding ABC transporter ATP-binding protein, with the protein MLKLTNVNTYYGNIHALRDINLHINQGEIVTLIGANGAGKSTTLMSICGGTPPRSGEISFEGKPLHTMRANEIVRLGISQVPEGRLIFPELTVMENLDLGAFLRNDKEGIKRDLEYVFDLFPILAQRQKQQGGTLSGGEQQMLAISRALMSKPRLLLLDEPSLGLAPIIIQQIFDIIRKVNEAGTTVFLVEQNANQALKIAHRGYVMENGRITLEDSAANLLSNDDVKKAYLGL; encoded by the coding sequence ATGCTTAAGCTTACCAACGTCAACACCTATTACGGCAACATCCACGCCCTGCGTGACATCAACCTGCACATCAATCAGGGCGAAATCGTCACGCTTATCGGCGCAAACGGCGCAGGCAAGTCCACCACGCTCATGTCCATTTGCGGCGGCACTCCGCCCCGATCCGGCGAGATCAGCTTCGAAGGCAAGCCGCTGCACACCATGCGCGCCAACGAGATTGTCCGCCTCGGCATCAGTCAGGTTCCCGAAGGCCGTCTCATCTTCCCCGAGCTGACGGTCATGGAAAACCTCGACCTCGGCGCGTTCCTCCGCAACGACAAGGAAGGCATAAAGCGCGACCTCGAATACGTGTTCGACCTGTTCCCCATTCTGGCCCAGCGCCAGAAGCAGCAGGGCGGCACGCTTTCCGGCGGCGAGCAGCAGATGCTGGCCATATCCCGCGCGCTCATGAGCAAGCCCCGCCTGCTGTTGCTGGACGAACCGTCTCTGGGGCTTGCGCCTATCATCATCCAGCAGATCTTCGACATCATCAGAAAGGTCAACGAAGCCGGAACCACCGTTTTCCTCGTGGAGCAGAATGCCAACCAGGCACTCAAGATCGCCCACCGCGGCTACGTGATGGAAAACGGCCGGATCACACTTGAAGATTCTGCCGCGAACCTGCTTTCCAACGACGACGTGAAGAAAGCCTACCTCGGCCTGTAG
- a CDS encoding branched-chain amino acid ABC transporter substrate-binding protein, protein MNFKGLKKSIIAGLAVAMFCTPAFAETIKLGVAGPHSGDLASYGIPTMNAAKIVVEQVNAKGGIHGKMIELLIQDEECKPEKATNVATKLISDGAVAVLGHICSGATKAALPIYTEARIPVMSPSATNPALTQSGEYPTFFRTIASDDAQAKLGVAFAIDTLKAKKIAVLHDKGDYGKGYADFAKKFIEEGKQAEVVLFEGVTPGAVDYSAVVQKIRRANADVVIFGGYHPEASKIVSQMRKKRMDTPFVSDDGVKDDTFIKVAGSDAEGVYASGPRDVSGLPLYKEAIEAHKKMFGTEPGAFFDSAYAAALTLLNSIDKSNSTKFDDMAKVLHEDLVDTPVGNIKFDARGDAEGVGFSMYQVQKGKYVELK, encoded by the coding sequence ATGAATTTCAAGGGACTTAAAAAGAGTATCATTGCCGGTCTGGCCGTTGCCATGTTCTGCACCCCCGCGTTTGCAGAAACCATCAAGCTCGGCGTTGCCGGTCCCCACAGCGGCGACCTCGCATCGTACGGCATCCCCACCATGAATGCTGCAAAGATCGTTGTGGAGCAGGTAAATGCCAAGGGCGGCATCCACGGCAAGATGATCGAGCTGCTTATTCAGGACGAAGAATGCAAGCCTGAAAAGGCTACCAACGTTGCCACCAAGCTGATCTCCGACGGCGCTGTTGCCGTTCTGGGCCACATCTGCTCCGGTGCCACCAAGGCCGCACTGCCCATCTACACCGAAGCCAGAATTCCGGTCATGTCCCCCAGCGCGACCAACCCCGCGCTGACCCAGTCCGGTGAATACCCCACCTTCTTCCGCACCATCGCTTCCGACGATGCTCAGGCCAAGCTGGGCGTGGCGTTTGCCATTGACACCCTGAAGGCCAAGAAGATTGCCGTGCTGCACGACAAGGGCGACTACGGCAAGGGCTATGCCGACTTCGCCAAGAAGTTCATCGAAGAAGGCAAGCAGGCAGAAGTTGTTCTGTTTGAAGGCGTAACCCCCGGTGCCGTGGACTACTCCGCTGTTGTGCAGAAGATCCGCCGCGCCAACGCCGACGTGGTTATCTTCGGCGGTTACCATCCCGAAGCTTCCAAGATCGTTTCCCAGATGCGCAAGAAGCGTATGGACACCCCCTTCGTTTCCGATGACGGCGTGAAGGACGACACCTTCATCAAGGTTGCCGGTTCCGATGCTGAAGGCGTGTACGCCTCCGGTCCCCGCGACGTTTCCGGCCTGCCCCTCTACAAGGAAGCCATTGAAGCCCACAAGAAGATGTTCGGCACCGAACCCGGCGCATTCTTCGACTCCGCTTACGCAGCCGCTCTTACCCTGCTGAACTCCATCGACAAGTCCAACTCCACCAAGTTCGACGACATGGCGAAGGTTCTGCATGAAGACCTGGTCGACACCCCCGTGGGCAATATCAAGTTTGACGCCCGCGGCGATGCAGAAGGCGTCGGCTTCTCCATGTACCAGGTCCAGAAGGGCAAGTACGTGGAGCTCAAGTAA